One Granulicella sp. 5B5 DNA window includes the following coding sequences:
- a CDS encoding DUF971 domain-containing protein, with protein sequence MSHEGIKFVSADEAARPELPKLTGDAIKPAKVRVDKTGGTGVNIAWADGHESHWSFAWLRAACPCATCHEAREAEGRDPGVPKPKTAMLLPMYEAPSRPVEVTPVGKYAIRFKWNDGHEAGLYSWDYLRNVCDHLGNGK encoded by the coding sequence ATGAGCCACGAAGGCATCAAGTTCGTCAGTGCCGATGAGGCCGCGAGGCCCGAGCTGCCGAAGCTGACCGGCGACGCGATCAAGCCTGCGAAGGTGCGCGTCGACAAGACCGGCGGCACCGGCGTGAACATCGCCTGGGCCGACGGCCATGAGAGCCACTGGAGCTTTGCGTGGCTGCGCGCCGCGTGCCCCTGCGCCACATGCCATGAGGCGCGCGAGGCCGAAGGCCGTGATCCGGGCGTTCCGAAGCCCAAGACCGCAATGCTGCTGCCCATGTATGAGGCGCCCTCGCGGCCGGTGGAGGTGACGCCGGTAGGCAAGTACGCTATCCGCTTCAAGTGGAACGATGGGCACGAGGCGGGGCTGTACTCATGGGACTACCTGCGCAACGTGTGCGACCATCTGGGCAACGGCAAGTAG
- a CDS encoding SemiSWEET transporter — protein sequence MMTKPQIDLIGYAAATMTTISFLPQLIRVVRLRSARDISLIMFLVFSAGTFSWMVYGFLSHSPPVWMANVITFALSLSILVLKLKYDREVLETEARAGGIE from the coding sequence ATGATGACGAAACCCCAGATCGACCTGATTGGCTATGCCGCGGCGACGATGACGACGATCTCCTTTCTGCCGCAGCTCATCCGCGTCGTCCGGCTGCGCTCGGCGCGAGACATCTCGCTGATCATGTTCCTTGTGTTCTCGGCGGGCACGTTTTCGTGGATGGTGTACGGCTTTCTGAGCCACTCGCCGCCGGTGTGGATGGCGAACGTGATCACATTCGCGCTGTCGCTCTCGATCCTTGTCCTGAAGCTGAAGTACGACCGCGAAGTACTCGAGACCGAGGCGCGTGCAGGAGGTATCGAATGA
- a CDS encoding sulfite exporter TauE/SafE family protein gives MHVSSIPHLNFIWLVTASLVAGVMNAMAGGGSFLSFPAMLGMGVLPVQANATNTVALWPGQLTSLATLRGDVTRSLLLPVGITCVLGGVTGAEVLLHTGQTTFLHMIPWLILGGTLIFGISGRLSQWLRSRSEHVGERPIPALPLMASLFPVCFYIGYFGAGGGFLVMTILALFGMEDMHKLNAMKVFAALSSNFCAIVTFIVTGNIEWRYCVVSMAFAALGGWLGARLAKRVPGEVLRGIVVATGLVIAAYFFWRQSHTA, from the coding sequence ATGCACGTCTCTTCCATCCCTCACCTGAACTTTATCTGGCTGGTTACGGCGTCGCTGGTCGCCGGGGTGATGAATGCGATGGCGGGCGGCGGCTCGTTCCTGTCGTTCCCTGCCATGCTGGGGATGGGCGTGCTGCCGGTGCAGGCGAATGCGACGAATACCGTCGCGCTGTGGCCTGGCCAGCTGACATCGCTGGCGACGCTGCGCGGCGACGTGACCCGTTCGCTGCTGCTGCCGGTCGGCATCACGTGCGTACTGGGCGGCGTCACCGGGGCCGAGGTGCTGCTGCACACCGGGCAGACCACGTTTCTGCACATGATCCCGTGGCTCATCCTGGGTGGCACACTGATCTTCGGTATCAGCGGCCGCCTCTCGCAGTGGCTCAGGTCCCGGAGCGAGCATGTGGGCGAGCGACCGATCCCCGCGCTGCCGCTGATGGCATCGCTCTTCCCGGTGTGCTTCTACATCGGCTACTTCGGCGCGGGCGGCGGGTTTCTGGTGATGACGATCCTCGCGCTCTTCGGCATGGAGGACATGCACAAGCTCAATGCGATGAAGGTGTTCGCCGCGCTGTCTTCCAACTTCTGCGCGATCGTGACGTTCATCGTTACCGGCAACATCGAGTGGCGCTACTGCGTGGTCTCGATGGCGTTCGCCGCGCTGGGCGGCTGGCTGGGCGCGCGGCTCGCCAAGCGGGTGCCGGGCGAGGTGCTGCGCGGCATCGTAGTGGCCACGGGGCTGGTGATCGCTGCATACTTCTTCTGGAGGCAGTCGCATACCGCATGA
- a CDS encoding TIGR00730 family Rossman fold protein, which translates to MTDQTRSTPEKSVAVYCASAMGARPQYKAVAEELGRSLAQHGVGLIYGGAKVGLMGAVADATLAAGGHVVGVIPHVLVDKEVAHEGITELHVTETMHTRKALMAGRANAFLVLPGGYGTFEEMFEVLAWQTLKIHSKPVVVLNIEGFYDKLLTFLDHCDEEGMMRGNRKILLVAETVEQALTLMGVA; encoded by the coding sequence ATGACAGATCAAACCAGGAGTACTCCGGAGAAGAGTGTTGCCGTTTACTGTGCATCGGCCATGGGGGCGCGGCCGCAGTACAAAGCCGTGGCGGAGGAGCTTGGGCGCTCGCTCGCGCAGCATGGCGTCGGCCTCATCTACGGTGGCGCAAAGGTTGGGCTGATGGGTGCGGTTGCGGATGCAACGCTCGCCGCAGGCGGGCACGTCGTGGGTGTCATCCCGCACGTGCTGGTGGACAAGGAAGTCGCACACGAGGGCATCACCGAGCTGCATGTGACCGAGACGATGCACACGCGCAAGGCGCTGATGGCCGGCCGCGCGAACGCGTTCCTGGTGCTGCCCGGCGGCTACGGCACGTTTGAGGAGATGTTCGAGGTGCTGGCCTGGCAGACGCTGAAGATCCACTCGAAGCCCGTCGTGGTGCTGAACATCGAAGGCTTCTACGACAAGTTGCTTACGTTCCTCGACCACTGCGATGAAGAGGGGATGATGCGTGGCAACCGCAAGATCCTGCTTGTGGCGGAGACCGTGGAGCAGGCGCTCACGCTGATGGGAGTGGCATAA
- a CDS encoding cytochrome C oxidase subunit IV family protein, giving the protein MSHAAHSEAHDPNNVTNPEHAEHHIVTPLQYTYVFITLLVGTVLTVAAAFVNMGVLNPVVALGIACFKACIVILFFMHAAYQTRLIKVTIASGFFLFLVLVTMTLTDYLSRSWGLW; this is encoded by the coding sequence ATGAGCCATGCTGCGCACTCTGAAGCACACGATCCGAACAATGTCACCAATCCGGAGCATGCAGAGCACCACATTGTGACACCGCTGCAGTACACCTATGTGTTCATCACTCTGCTGGTGGGCACGGTGCTCACGGTCGCGGCCGCGTTTGTGAACATGGGTGTGTTGAACCCGGTGGTTGCACTGGGCATTGCATGCTTCAAAGCCTGCATCGTGATCCTATTCTTTATGCACGCCGCCTATCAGACCCGTCTCATCAAGGTGACGATCGCCTCCGGGTTCTTTCTCTTCCTGGTGTTGGTCACGATGACGCTGACGGACTACCTGAGCCGCTCGTGGGGCCTCTGGTAA
- a CDS encoding cytochrome c oxidase subunit 3 family protein: protein MGHEEHEHVVLPQHRHHFETEEQQREAGSFGMWLFLLTEIMFFGGMFFSYLLYRNWYYPAFATASNTLNIWEGAINTAVLITSGFCMALGVYAAEVRKKGMLVTTLILTTVFGLIFLGIKYDEYHEKYELHHIPGNSFSVAQFVNPHAYGIQEEPLAPDMAQRTQIFFFLYFAMTGMHALHMIIGIALLLWLIKRAQRGDFTNGYVAPIENFGLYWHFVDIVWLFLFPLLYLINRHPLH, encoded by the coding sequence ATGGGGCATGAGGAGCATGAGCACGTTGTGCTGCCTCAGCACCGGCACCACTTCGAGACCGAAGAGCAGCAGCGGGAGGCCGGCAGCTTCGGCATGTGGCTCTTCCTGCTCACCGAAATCATGTTCTTCGGCGGCATGTTCTTCTCCTACCTGCTCTATCGCAACTGGTACTACCCGGCCTTCGCCACGGCGTCGAACACGCTGAACATCTGGGAGGGAGCGATCAACACGGCTGTGCTGATCACCTCCGGCTTCTGCATGGCGCTGGGCGTGTACGCCGCCGAGGTCCGCAAGAAGGGCATGCTCGTCACGACGCTCATCCTCACGACCGTCTTCGGCCTGATCTTTCTGGGCATCAAGTACGACGAGTACCACGAGAAGTATGAGCTGCACCACATTCCTGGCAACAGCTTCAGCGTCGCGCAGTTCGTGAACCCGCATGCGTACGGCATCCAGGAAGAACCGCTCGCGCCGGACATGGCGCAGCGCACTCAGATCTTCTTCTTCCTGTACTTTGCGATGACCGGCATGCACGCGCTGCACATGATCATCGGCATTGCCCTGTTACTGTGGCTGATTAAGCGCGCGCAACGGGGAGACTTTACCAATGGTTATGTCGCTCCAATCGAGAACTTCGGACTGTACTGGCACTTCGTCGATATCGTTTGGCTGTTCCTGTTCCCGCTCCTGTATCTGATCAACCGTCATCCGCTGCACTAA
- the ctaD gene encoding cytochrome c oxidase subunit I yields the protein MSAQTIVSLPDQSTAKMPKRHYINNEHGLLSWLLTGDHKRIAILYLISITFFFFIGGAFAGLIRLELLTPQSDLVAADTYNKFFTMHGIIMIFLFLVPSVPATLGNFLIPIMLGAKDLAFPKINLLSWYLYLAGGIFTLTALVLGGVDTGWTFTTPLSTHYLNTHVITTALGIFVAGFSSIFTGLNFIVTIHRMRCPGMTWFKMPLFVWSHYAASLLMVLGTPVLAIALVLVLLERLFGIGVFDPTKGGDPLLFQHLFWFYSHPAVYIMILPGMGVISEVIATFSRKRVFGYSAVAFSSVAIALFGFFVWEHHMFIMGVSNYSALVFSLLTMLVAVPSAIKVFNWSFTLQKGSITFETPMLYAFAFIGLFTIGGLTGVFLGALGMDIHLTETYFIVAHFHYVMVGGMLMAFLAGIHFWWPKMTGRMYPESLSKLSAVTSFIGFNLTFMPQFILGYLGMPRRYAAYPPEFQVLNVLSTAGATVLGVGFLLPLLYLGWSLKYGAIAGNNPWQATGLEWQIQSPPPTENFLETPIMDHEAYDYEWLANKTKHEVTTVG from the coding sequence ATGAGCGCCCAGACCATAGTCTCTTTACCCGACCAGAGCACGGCCAAGATGCCCAAGCGGCACTACATCAACAACGAGCACGGGTTGCTGAGTTGGCTGCTGACAGGCGATCACAAGCGTATCGCGATCCTGTACCTGATCTCGATCACGTTCTTCTTCTTCATCGGCGGCGCCTTCGCGGGGCTGATCCGGCTGGAGTTGCTGACGCCGCAGTCGGACCTGGTGGCCGCCGACACCTACAACAAGTTCTTTACGATGCACGGCATCATTATGATCTTTCTGTTCCTGGTGCCGTCGGTTCCGGCGACGCTGGGCAACTTCCTGATCCCGATCATGCTGGGCGCCAAGGACCTCGCGTTCCCGAAGATCAACCTGCTGAGCTGGTACCTGTACCTCGCCGGCGGCATCTTCACCCTGACGGCCCTTGTGCTGGGTGGGGTTGATACAGGCTGGACGTTTACGACTCCACTCTCGACGCATTACCTGAACACACACGTCATTACGACAGCGCTAGGCATCTTCGTCGCGGGCTTCTCGTCGATCTTCACGGGTCTTAACTTCATCGTGACGATCCACCGGATGCGTTGCCCTGGCATGACGTGGTTCAAGATGCCGCTGTTCGTGTGGTCGCACTATGCCGCCAGCCTGCTGATGGTGCTGGGTACTCCGGTGCTCGCAATCGCACTGGTGCTAGTCCTGCTGGAGCGCCTCTTCGGTATCGGCGTCTTCGACCCGACCAAGGGTGGCGATCCGCTGCTCTTCCAGCATCTGTTCTGGTTCTACTCGCATCCGGCCGTGTACATCATGATTTTGCCGGGCATGGGCGTCATCTCCGAGGTCATCGCGACGTTCAGCCGCAAACGCGTCTTCGGTTACTCGGCGGTCGCGTTCAGCTCGGTGGCCATCGCGCTCTTCGGGTTCTTCGTATGGGAGCACCACATGTTCATCATGGGTGTCTCGAACTACTCGGCGCTGGTTTTCAGCCTGCTGACGATGCTCGTCGCCGTCCCCTCGGCGATCAAGGTCTTCAACTGGTCGTTCACGCTGCAGAAGGGTTCCATCACGTTTGAGACCCCGATGCTCTACGCGTTCGCGTTCATCGGCCTGTTCACCATCGGCGGCCTCACGGGCGTCTTCCTCGGTGCGCTGGGCATGGACATCCACCTGACCGAAACCTACTTCATCGTGGCGCACTTCCACTACGTGATGGTGGGCGGCATGCTGATGGCGTTCCTCGCGGGCATCCACTTCTGGTGGCCGAAGATGACGGGCCGCATGTATCCGGAGTCGCTCTCGAAGCTCTCCGCGGTCACGAGCTTCATCGGCTTCAACCTGACATTCATGCCGCAGTTCATCCTGGGCTACCTGGGCATGCCGCGCCGCTATGCAGCGTATCCGCCTGAGTTCCAGGTGCTGAACGTGCTCTCCACGGCGGGCGCGACGGTGCTCGGTGTCGGCTTCCTTCTGCCCCTGTTGTACCTCGGCTGGAGCCTGAAGTACGGTGCCATCGCGGGCAACAATCCGTGGCAGGCGACCGGCCTTGAGTGGCAGATCCAGTCCCCGCCGCCGACCGAAAACTTTCTCGAGACGCCTATCATGGATCATGAGGCCTATGACTATGAGTGGCTCGCCAACAAGACCAAGCATGAGGTGACGACCGTTGGATAG
- the coxB gene encoding cytochrome c oxidase subunit II gives MGISPVLWQFLTNWLHGSALFPAEASSISPWVDALYFFLLLMTVFGVVLVGALLTFFSVRYRRERSPVATQVEGSTLLEATWTIIPLAIFLLVFVWGALLYFRIYNPPTNALNIYVVGKQWMWKAEHPGGQHEINALHVPMGKPVQLTMISQDVFHSFSIPDFRVKREVIPGRYSTVWFEATRPGTYHLFCTQYCGTQHSGMIGEVTVLTPVDYQKWLHESTSGMSLAQNGERLFASMGCNQCHSGTAAARGPNLAGVYGSKLTLTDGSQVLVTDAYLRDAILSPSQHVTAGFAPIMPTYQGQISEDGLIDLVEYIKGLQSNYRVQQTLVTSTSSDAAPKTPEPGTTTPEMVKP, from the coding sequence ATGGGTATTAGTCCAGTACTATGGCAATTTTTGACGAATTGGCTGCACGGCTCGGCGCTGTTCCCGGCTGAAGCCTCCAGCATCTCGCCGTGGGTCGATGCGCTCTACTTCTTCCTGCTGCTGATGACGGTGTTTGGCGTTGTGCTGGTGGGCGCGCTGCTGACGTTCTTCTCCGTCCGCTATCGCCGCGAGCGCAGCCCTGTGGCCACGCAGGTCGAAGGCTCGACGCTGCTTGAGGCCACCTGGACCATCATTCCGCTGGCGATCTTCCTGCTCGTGTTCGTATGGGGCGCGCTGCTGTACTTCCGCATCTACAACCCGCCGACCAACGCGCTGAACATCTACGTGGTGGGCAAGCAGTGGATGTGGAAGGCCGAGCACCCCGGTGGCCAGCACGAGATCAACGCGCTGCATGTACCCATGGGCAAGCCGGTCCAGTTGACCATGATCTCGCAGGACGTGTTTCACAGCTTCTCGATCCCGGACTTCCGTGTGAAGCGTGAGGTCATCCCCGGCCGCTACTCGACGGTGTGGTTTGAGGCCACGCGGCCGGGAACGTACCACCTCTTCTGCACGCAGTACTGCGGCACGCAGCACTCTGGCATGATCGGCGAGGTAACGGTGTTGACGCCCGTGGACTACCAGAAGTGGCTGCACGAGTCGACCAGCGGCATGAGCCTGGCGCAGAACGGCGAGCGCCTCTTTGCCAGCATGGGCTGCAACCAGTGCCACAGCGGCACCGCCGCAGCGCGCGGGCCGAACCTCGCAGGCGTCTACGGCTCGAAGCTCACGCTCACCGACGGAAGTCAGGTCCTGGTGACCGATGCGTATCTGCGCGACGCGATTTTGAGCCCATCGCAGCATGTGACCGCCGGCTTTGCCCCCATCATGCCGACCTACCAGGGACAGATCAGCGAGGATGGCTTGATTGACCTAGTGGAGTACATCAAGGGTCTACAGTCGAATTACCGGGTGCAGCAGACGCTGGTGACCTCCACGTCCAGCGACGCTGCCCCTAAAACGCCCGAACCGGGCACAACCACTCCGGAGATGGTGAAGCCATGA
- a CDS encoding SCO family protein produces the protein MAAKAMLGAALALGCVVSVAGGSLSAQVSSYGDKQEGQNVGDQLPNVLQKVQVTQHLNAQLPLDAKFVDDTGQPVVLGKYFDGKHPAILTTIYYNCPMLCSEELDGLVSSLLMVHLVPGKDFQIVVISIDPSETPELAARKKAFYLKRYGHPETADGWHFLTGQRPAIDAVTNAVGYGYVRVPGPDGRLTQFAHASAIELATPAGRVAQYYLGVEYSPRDILLGLIDASGNKIGSPVANILTYCYHYDPQTNKHSLAVVRVVQLGGIVTVASLGSFMFLMFRRDIQLAREADQEQPQPDNNRRNG, from the coding sequence ATGGCGGCCAAGGCAATGCTTGGCGCCGCCCTTGCGCTCGGCTGTGTTGTGTCGGTCGCCGGCGGCTCGCTTTCGGCCCAGGTCTCAAGTTACGGCGACAAGCAGGAAGGCCAGAACGTAGGCGACCAGCTGCCGAACGTGCTGCAGAAGGTGCAGGTCACGCAGCACCTGAACGCGCAACTGCCGCTGGACGCGAAGTTCGTCGACGACACGGGCCAGCCCGTGGTGCTGGGCAAATACTTTGACGGCAAGCACCCGGCGATCCTTACGACGATCTACTACAACTGCCCGATGCTCTGCTCGGAAGAGCTGGACGGGCTGGTGAGCTCGTTGCTGATGGTTCACCTTGTGCCCGGCAAGGACTTTCAGATTGTCGTGATCTCGATCGACCCGAGTGAGACGCCGGAGCTGGCAGCGAGGAAGAAGGCGTTCTACCTCAAGCGCTATGGGCATCCGGAGACGGCGGATGGTTGGCACTTCCTGACCGGGCAGCGGCCAGCGATCGACGCCGTGACCAACGCGGTTGGTTATGGCTACGTGCGCGTCCCAGGGCCGGACGGCAGGCTGACGCAGTTCGCCCATGCCAGCGCCATTGAGCTTGCGACACCGGCGGGCCGGGTAGCGCAGTACTACCTCGGCGTGGAGTATTCGCCGCGGGACATTCTGCTGGGGCTGATCGATGCCTCAGGCAACAAGATCGGGTCGCCCGTAGCGAACATTTTGACGTACTGCTACCACTATGACCCACAGACGAACAAGCACTCGCTGGCTGTGGTGCGGGTGGTGCAACTGGGCGGCATCGTAACGGTGGCGTCGCTCGGCAGCTTCATGTTTTTGATGTTCCGGCGCGACATTCAACTCGCACGTGAAGCGGATCAGGAACAACCTCAACCGGACAACAACCGGCGAAACGGATAA
- a CDS encoding cytochrome c has translation MRSISAMGVAATMLLVAGCRQDMHNQPKFIPQRGTSFFADGRSVRPQVENTVARGQLHEDTYFYTGMVNGKEGDGLPIELTAAVLERGQERYNIYCTPCHSRVGNGNGMIVQRGYKPAGNFHTDRLRQAPLGHFFSVMTNGYGAMPDYSAQITPVDRWAIAAYIRALQLSQDAKASDVPAGQHPIDLHELAKEQGLPPGFADDWGNELPATAVKGSPNGKSFVLPPSATPGMVTAVQNQK, from the coding sequence ATGCGATCGATTTCGGCAATGGGTGTAGCGGCGACGATGCTGCTGGTTGCCGGTTGCCGGCAGGACATGCACAACCAGCCGAAGTTCATTCCCCAGCGCGGGACGTCGTTCTTCGCGGATGGCCGCTCAGTGCGCCCGCAGGTGGAGAACACCGTGGCGCGTGGCCAACTGCATGAGGACACGTACTTCTATACCGGCATGGTGAACGGCAAGGAAGGCGACGGCCTGCCGATCGAGCTGACCGCGGCGGTGTTGGAACGCGGCCAGGAGCGGTACAACATCTACTGCACGCCCTGCCACTCGCGCGTGGGCAACGGCAACGGCATGATCGTGCAGCGCGGCTACAAGCCGGCGGGCAACTTCCATACGGACCGCCTGCGCCAGGCACCGCTGGGCCACTTCTTCAGCGTGATGACGAACGGTTATGGTGCGATGCCGGATTACTCGGCGCAGATTACGCCGGTGGACCGCTGGGCGATTGCGGCGTACATCCGCGCGTTGCAGCTGAGCCAGGATGCCAAGGCGAGCGATGTGCCGGCCGGGCAGCACCCCATCGACCTGCATGAGCTGGCCAAGGAGCAGGGCCTGCCCCCGGGCTTCGCTGATGACTGGGGCAATGAGTTGCCGGCAACGGCTGTGAAGGGATCGCCGAATGGCAAGAGCTTTGTCCTGCCACCTTCGGCAACGCCGGGCATGGTGACGGCAGTCCAGAACCAGAAGTAG
- a CDS encoding DUF3341 domain-containing protein, with amino-acid sequence MPPREGVYGLLAEFNTPSELVHATEMAHRAGYRRMECYTPYPVEEAAEALRFHKTRVPLMCLLGGVMGLTTGFLLEMWVNVWGYPLNIRAMPLFSWPAFVIPEYELTILFAGLSTAFGMIAQNGLPQLYHPLFNAPNFASGATSDKFFLCLEANDPRFSTTETRALLESFSPVSVVEVDH; translated from the coding sequence ATGCCGCCGCGTGAGGGAGTCTACGGCCTGCTGGCCGAGTTCAATACGCCCAGTGAGCTGGTGCATGCCACGGAGATGGCGCACCGTGCGGGATATCGCCGCATGGAGTGCTACACCCCGTATCCGGTGGAGGAGGCAGCCGAGGCGCTGCGCTTCCACAAGACCCGTGTGCCGCTGATGTGTCTGCTGGGCGGCGTGATGGGGCTAACAACCGGCTTTCTGCTGGAGATGTGGGTCAACGTGTGGGGGTATCCGCTGAACATCCGCGCGATGCCGCTGTTCAGCTGGCCGGCGTTCGTCATCCCGGAGTATGAGCTGACGATCCTGTTCGCGGGCCTGTCGACGGCGTTCGGCATGATCGCGCAGAACGGCCTGCCGCAGCTATACCATCCGCTGTTCAACGCGCCAAACTTCGCAAGCGGTGCGACGTCGGACAAGTTTTTCCTCTGCCTGGAGGCGAACGATCCGCGCTTCTCAACGACGGAGACACGTGCGCTTCTGGAGAGCTTCTCGCCGGTTTCGGTGGTGGAGGTAGACCACTAA
- the nrfD gene encoding NrfD/PsrC family molybdoenzyme membrane anchor subunit, translated as MATQGPIHENEIVDPMIDPRTGEYAVIAPGHTFKSVTQKIAGIVLTDNTPWAWIGGIFLAMTIATGVVIAVTWLVLKGVGIWGVTIPGAWGFAIINFVWWIGIGHAGTLISAILLLFKQTWRNSINRFAEAMTIFAVVCAGMFPVLHIGRPWLGYWLLPYPNSMNVWPQFRSPLAWDVFAVSTYATISVVFWYIGMIPDFGTLRDRATLPIAKYFYGMLSLGWRGSTRHWIRYESASLLLAGLSTPLVLSVHTTISFDFAVAAMAGWHTTIFPPYFVAGAVYSGFAMVLTLAIPIRKFYHLEDLVTLRHLDNMAKVMLATGSIVAYGYGMEVFMAWYSASHWEFFMMWNRMFGPMGWAYWMLILTNIAIPLTTLWFRKLRVNVGYLFVLSFIVNIGMWFERFVIVVTTLYRDYLPSSWGTYRATKWDYMLFIGTWGLFTTLFLLFARLAPMIPMSEIRMMLPATKIRPPHSGEAEVVVQEAL; from the coding sequence ATGGCAACCCAAGGACCCATTCACGAGAACGAGATCGTCGACCCGATGATCGACCCGCGCACCGGTGAGTACGCGGTCATCGCACCGGGCCACACTTTCAAGAGCGTGACGCAGAAGATCGCGGGCATCGTGCTGACGGACAACACGCCGTGGGCATGGATCGGCGGTATCTTCCTGGCGATGACGATCGCGACCGGCGTGGTGATCGCCGTGACCTGGCTGGTGCTGAAGGGCGTCGGCATCTGGGGCGTCACGATCCCCGGCGCCTGGGGCTTCGCCATCATCAACTTCGTGTGGTGGATCGGTATCGGCCACGCGGGCACGCTGATCTCGGCAATTCTGCTGCTGTTCAAGCAGACGTGGCGCAACTCGATCAACCGTTTTGCCGAGGCGATGACGATCTTCGCCGTGGTCTGCGCGGGCATGTTCCCGGTGCTGCACATCGGCCGTCCGTGGTTGGGTTACTGGCTGCTGCCGTACCCGAACTCGATGAACGTGTGGCCGCAGTTCCGCTCGCCGCTGGCGTGGGACGTGTTCGCCGTCTCGACGTACGCGACGATCTCGGTGGTCTTCTGGTACATCGGCATGATCCCGGACTTCGGCACGCTGCGCGACCGCGCGACGCTGCCCATCGCCAAGTACTTCTATGGCATGCTGAGCCTGGGTTGGCGCGGATCGACCCGCCACTGGATCCGGTATGAGTCGGCTTCGCTGCTGCTGGCGGGCCTCTCGACGCCGCTGGTGCTCTCGGTGCACACCACCATCTCCTTCGACTTCGCGGTCGCGGCGATGGCTGGCTGGCACACGACGATCTTCCCACCGTACTTTGTGGCCGGTGCTGTGTACTCGGGTTTTGCGATGGTGCTCACGCTGGCCATCCCAATCCGCAAGTTCTACCACCTTGAAGACCTGGTGACGCTGCGTCACCTCGATAACATGGCGAAGGTCATGCTGGCGACGGGCTCGATTGTGGCTTACGGCTACGGCATGGAGGTCTTCATGGCGTGGTACTCGGCCAGCCACTGGGAGTTCTTCATGATGTGGAACCGCATGTTCGGGCCGATGGGCTGGGCATACTGGATGCTCATCCTGACCAACATTGCGATCCCGCTGACGACGCTGTGGTTCCGCAAATTGCGCGTGAATGTGGGCTACCTGTTCGTGCTCAGCTTCATCGTGAACATCGGCATGTGGTTCGAGCGCTTTGTCATCGTCGTGACCACACTGTACCGCGACTACCTGCCCAGCAGCTGGGGCACGTACCGCGCTACCAAGTGGGACTACATGCTGTTCATCGGTACATGGGGCCTGTTTACGACGCTGTTCCTGCTGTTCGCGCGTCTGGCTCCGATGATTCCGATGTCTGAGATCCGAATGATGCTGCCGGCGACGAAGATTCGTCCGCCGCACAGCGGAGAAGCTGAAGTGGTTGTACAGGAGGCGCTCTAA